One region of Streptomyces davaonensis JCM 4913 genomic DNA includes:
- the hemW gene encoding radical SAM family heme chaperone HemW: MPSALPDGEPVPDDGTLPAPALAGSADRPLGFYLHVPYCATRCGYCDFNTYTATELRGTGGVLASRDNYADTLIDEIRLARKVLGDDERAVRTVFVGGGTPTLLAADDLVRMLAAVRDEFGLAPDAEITTEANPESVDPAYLSRLREGGFNRVSFGMQSAKQHVLKVLDRTHTPGRPEACVAEARAAGFEHVNLDLIYGTPGESDDDWRASLEAAIGAGPDHVSAYALIVEEGTQLARRIRRGEVPMTDDDVHADRYLIAEDVLSGAGFDWYEVSNWATSEAGRCLHNELYWRGADWWGAGPGAHSHVGGVRWWNVKHPGAYAAALAEGRSPGAGRELLSAEDRRVERILLELRLREGAPLELLREEGLNASRRALSDGLLQKGPYDEGRAVLTLRGRLLADAVVRDLVD, from the coding sequence ATGCCTTCCGCACTTCCCGACGGTGAGCCGGTCCCCGACGACGGCACGCTGCCCGCGCCCGCGCTCGCCGGGTCCGCCGACCGCCCCCTGGGCTTCTACCTGCACGTCCCGTACTGCGCGACCCGCTGCGGCTACTGCGACTTCAACACCTACACGGCGACCGAGCTGCGCGGCACGGGCGGGGTACTGGCCTCCCGCGACAACTACGCGGACACGTTGATCGACGAGATCCGGCTGGCTCGAAAGGTACTGGGCGACGACGAGCGGGCGGTCCGCACGGTCTTCGTCGGCGGCGGTACGCCGACCCTGCTGGCGGCGGACGATCTCGTACGGATGCTGGCGGCGGTCCGCGACGAGTTCGGACTGGCGCCGGACGCGGAGATCACGACGGAGGCGAACCCGGAGTCGGTGGACCCGGCGTACCTCTCCCGACTGCGGGAGGGCGGCTTCAACCGGGTCTCGTTCGGCATGCAGAGCGCGAAGCAGCATGTGTTGAAGGTCCTGGACCGCACCCACACCCCGGGCCGCCCGGAGGCATGCGTGGCGGAGGCCCGCGCGGCGGGCTTCGAGCACGTCAACCTGGACCTGATCTACGGCACACCGGGGGAGTCGGACGACGACTGGCGGGCATCACTGGAGGCGGCGATCGGCGCCGGGCCGGACCACGTCTCGGCGTACGCCCTGATCGTCGAGGAGGGCACCCAACTCGCCCGCCGGATCCGCCGCGGCGAGGTCCCGATGACCGACGACGACGTCCACGCGGACCGCTACCTGATCGCCGAGGACGTGCTGTCCGGGGCGGGCTTCGACTGGTACGAGGTCTCCAACTGGGCCACCTCGGAGGCGGGCCGCTGCCTGCACAACGAGCTGTACTGGCGGGGCGCGGACTGGTGGGGCGCGGGTCCGGGGGCCCACTCGCACGTGGGCGGGGTGCGCTGGTGGAACGTGAAGCATCCGGGGGCGTACGCGGCGGCACTGGCCGAGGGGCGCTCACCCGGCGCCGGACGCGAGCTGCTGTCGGCGGAGGACCGCCGAGTGGAACGCATCCTGCTGGAGCTACGCCTCCGTGAGGGCGCCCCGCTGGAGCTGCTCCGGGAGGAGGGCCTCAACGCTTCCCGCCGAGCCCTGTCCGACGGCCTCCTCCAGAAGGGCCCGTACGACGAGGGACGAGCGGTGCTGACGCTGCGGGGGCGGCTGCTCGCCGACGCGGTGGTGCGGGATCTGGTGGACTGA
- a CDS encoding DUF3097 domain-containing protein — translation MRQYSADLTPPWKKPQPVPEVPADAGLVVEEPGTGFCGAVIRCEAGTVTLEDRFGKHRVFPLEPRGFLLEGRVVTLVRPASPAPARPSRTASGSVAVPGARARVARAGRIYVEGRHDAELVEKVWGDDLRIEGVVVEYLEGVDDLPSIVADFAPGPDARLGVLVDHLVPGSKESRIAASVTSEHALVVGHPYIDIWEAVKPSSLGIEAWPRVPHGQDWKTGVCRALGWPSENTGAVWQAILKRVGSYRDLEPELLGRVEELIDFVTVGREV, via the coding sequence ATGCGCCAGTACTCCGCCGACCTGACCCCTCCCTGGAAGAAGCCCCAGCCCGTCCCGGAGGTCCCGGCCGACGCCGGCCTGGTGGTGGAGGAGCCCGGCACCGGCTTCTGCGGAGCGGTGATCCGCTGCGAGGCGGGCACGGTGACCCTGGAGGACCGCTTCGGCAAGCACCGGGTCTTCCCGCTGGAGCCGAGGGGCTTCCTGCTGGAGGGCCGTGTGGTGACCCTCGTACGTCCGGCTTCCCCGGCCCCGGCACGGCCCTCCCGTACGGCCTCCGGCTCGGTGGCCGTCCCCGGCGCCCGCGCCCGCGTGGCCCGTGCCGGACGCATCTACGTCGAGGGCCGCCACGACGCGGAACTGGTGGAGAAGGTCTGGGGCGACGACCTGCGCATCGAGGGCGTGGTGGTGGAGTACCTGGAGGGCGTGGACGACCTCCCGTCGATCGTCGCGGACTTCGCCCCGGGCCCGGACGCGCGGCTGGGTGTTCTGGTGGACCACCTGGTGCCGGGCTCGAAGGAGTCGCGGATCGCGGCGTCGGTCACGAGCGAACACGCGCTCGTGGTGGGCCACCCGTACATCGACATCTGGGAGGCGGTGAAGCCGTCGTCGCTGGGAATCGAGGCGTGGCCCCGGGTGCCGCACGGCCAGGACTGGAAGACGGGGGTGTGCCGGGCGCTGGGGTGGCCGTCGGAGAACACGGGGGCCGTGTGGCAGGCGATCCTGAAGCGGGTCGGGTCCTACAGGGACCTGGAGCCGGAGCTGCTGGGGAGGGTGGAGGAACTGATCGACTTCGTCACCGTCGGCCGCGAGGTCTGA
- a CDS encoding MBL fold metallo-hydrolase has protein sequence MTVTWEELGWERVAAGVGRRRLPGWDCTAGLVLGEGTALLVDAGSSPAEGARLRLSAEALTGHDVTHLALTHPHFDHVFGSSAFAGAEVYGAVGIDAVYGPHGRAELRADAVRHGLDARVADEAVSALTPPRHHVSGEWTLDLGPARQVLLANVGPGHTAHDLVVLVPGTPEVVFCGDLVEESGEPQAGPDAVPSRWPDALDRLLALGGEDALYVPGHGAVVDAAFVRRQRDALAARFGVS, from the coding sequence ATGACGGTGACTTGGGAAGAGCTCGGGTGGGAGCGGGTCGCGGCAGGGGTGGGCCGCCGCCGGCTGCCGGGCTGGGACTGTACGGCCGGTCTGGTCCTCGGAGAGGGTACGGCGCTGTTGGTCGACGCGGGGTCGAGCCCGGCCGAAGGGGCCCGGCTGCGGCTCTCGGCCGAGGCGCTGACCGGTCACGATGTGACCCATCTCGCGCTGACGCATCCGCACTTCGACCATGTCTTCGGGTCGTCGGCGTTCGCGGGGGCGGAGGTCTACGGCGCGGTCGGCATCGATGCGGTGTACGGGCCGCACGGCCGGGCGGAGCTGCGGGCGGACGCGGTGCGCCACGGCCTGGACGCGCGCGTGGCCGACGAGGCGGTGTCGGCTCTCACCCCGCCCCGCCACCACGTTTCCGGCGAGTGGACCCTGGACCTCGGCCCCGCCCGCCAGGTCCTGCTGGCGAACGTCGGCCCCGGCCACACGGCCCACGACCTGGTGGTCCTCGTCCCCGGCACCCCCGAGGTCGTCTTCTGCGGCGACCTGGTGGAGGAGTCGGGCGAGCCCCAGGCGGGCCCGGACGCCGTACCGTCCCGCTGGCCGGACGCCCTGGACCGCCTGCTCGCCCTGGGCGGCGAGGACGCGCTGTACGTGCCCGGTCACGGAGCGGTGGTGGACGCGGCGTTCGTACGACGCCAGCGGGACGCGCTGGCCGCGCGCTTCGGCGTGTCGTAG
- the hrcA gene encoding heat-inducible transcriptional repressor HrcA encodes MLSERRLQVLRAIVQDYVGTEEPVGSKALTERHNLGVSPATVRNDMAALEDEGFIAQPHTSAGRIPTDKGYRLFVDKLAGVKPMTAPERRAIQNFLEGAVDLDDVVARTVRLLAQLTRQVAVVQYPSLTRSTVRHVELLSLAPARVMLVLITDTGRVEQRMVDCPAPFGEASLADLRARLNSRVAGRRFTDVPMLVEDLPEGFDIEDRGTVSAVLSTLLETLVEENEERLMIGGTANLTRFGHDFPLTIRPVLEALEEQVVLLKLLGEAGDSGMTVRIGHENAYEGLNSTSVVSVGYGSGGEAVAKLGVVGPTRMDYPGTMGAVRAVARYVGQILAES; translated from the coding sequence ATGCTGAGCGAACGCAGGCTCCAAGTGCTGCGCGCCATCGTCCAGGACTATGTCGGCACCGAGGAGCCGGTGGGCTCGAAGGCGCTGACCGAGCGGCACAACCTCGGCGTGTCCCCGGCGACCGTCCGCAACGACATGGCGGCGCTGGAGGACGAGGGGTTCATCGCCCAGCCGCACACCAGTGCCGGGCGCATCCCGACGGACAAGGGCTACCGGCTGTTCGTCGACAAGCTGGCCGGCGTCAAGCCGATGACCGCGCCCGAGCGGCGCGCCATCCAGAACTTCCTCGAAGGCGCCGTCGACCTCGATGACGTGGTGGCCCGGACCGTGCGGCTGCTCGCGCAGCTCACGCGGCAGGTCGCCGTCGTGCAGTACCCGTCCCTGACCCGGTCGACCGTCCGGCACGTCGAGCTGCTCTCGCTCGCGCCCGCCCGCGTGATGCTCGTACTGATCACCGACACCGGGCGGGTCGAGCAGCGGATGGTCGACTGCCCGGCGCCGTTCGGCGAGGCGTCCCTGGCCGACCTGCGGGCGCGGCTGAACAGCCGGGTCGCGGGCCGGCGCTTCACCGATGTGCCGATGCTCGTCGAGGACCTCCCCGAGGGCTTCGACATCGAGGACCGCGGCACGGTCTCGGCCGTTCTCTCCACGCTGCTGGAGACGCTGGTCGAGGAGAACGAGGAGCGGCTGATGATCGGCGGCACCGCCAATCTGACCCGCTTCGGACATGACTTTCCCCTCACGATCCGGCCCGTCCTGGAGGCACTGGAGGAGCAGGTCGTGCTTCTCAAGCTCCTTGGCGAGGCCGGGGATTCGGGCATGACCGTACGCATCGGTCACGAGAACGCCTATGAGGGACTCAACTCCACTTCGGTGGTGTCGGTCGGCTACGGTTCGGGCGGCGAGGCAGTCGCCAAGCTCGGCGTGGTCGGACCGACCCGCATGGATTACCCGGGAACGATGGGAGCGGTACGCGCAGTGGCACGGTACGTCGGACAGATCCTGGCGGAGTCGTAA
- the dnaJ gene encoding molecular chaperone DnaJ, which yields MATDYYAVLGVRRDASQEEIKKAFRRLARELHPDVNPDPKTQERFKEINAAYEVLSDPQKKQVYDLGGDPLSQAGGGAGGFGAGGFGNFSDIMDAFFGTASQRGPRSRTRRGQDAMIRLEVELDEAAFGTTKDIQVDTAVVCNTCNGEGAAPGTSAQTCDMCRGRGEVSQVTRSFLGQVMTSRPCPQCQGFGTVVPTPCPECAGDGRVRSRRTLTVKIPAGVDNGTRIQLAGEGEVGPGGGPAGDLYVEIHELPHSTFQRRGDDLHCTVTIPMTAAALGTKVPLETLDGMEEVDIRPGTQSGQSIPLHGRGVTHLRGGGRGDLIVHVEVQTPTKLDPEQERLLRELSKLRGEERPQGQFQPGQQGLFSRLKDAFNGR from the coding sequence GTGGCCACGGACTACTACGCCGTTCTCGGCGTGCGTCGCGACGCGTCGCAGGAAGAGATCAAGAAGGCCTTCCGGCGGCTCGCGCGCGAGCTGCACCCGGATGTCAATCCGGACCCGAAGACCCAGGAGCGGTTCAAGGAGATCAACGCCGCTTACGAGGTGCTCTCGGACCCGCAGAAGAAGCAGGTCTACGACCTCGGCGGCGACCCGCTGTCCCAGGCGGGCGGCGGGGCCGGCGGCTTCGGCGCGGGCGGCTTCGGGAACTTCTCGGACATCATGGACGCGTTCTTCGGTACGGCGTCGCAGCGCGGGCCGCGCTCGCGCACGCGCCGGGGCCAGGACGCGATGATCCGTCTCGAGGTCGAGCTCGACGAGGCGGCCTTCGGCACGACGAAGGACATCCAGGTCGACACGGCCGTCGTGTGCAACACCTGTAACGGTGAGGGCGCGGCGCCGGGGACCTCGGCGCAGACGTGCGACATGTGCCGCGGTCGCGGTGAGGTGTCGCAGGTGACGCGGTCCTTCCTGGGCCAGGTCATGACCTCGCGGCCGTGTCCGCAGTGCCAGGGCTTCGGGACGGTCGTTCCGACGCCGTGTCCGGAGTGTGCGGGTGACGGCCGGGTACGGTCCCGTCGGACCCTCACGGTCAAGATCCCGGCCGGTGTGGACAACGGCACGCGGATCCAGCTCGCCGGTGAGGGCGAGGTCGGGCCCGGTGGCGGTCCGGCCGGTGACCTGTACGTCGAGATCCACGAACTGCCGCACTCGACCTTCCAGCGGCGCGGGGACGACCTGCACTGCACGGTCACGATTCCGATGACGGCGGCGGCGCTCGGTACGAAGGTTCCGCTGGAGACCCTGGACGGCATGGAGGAGGTCGACATCCGCCCGGGCACCCAGTCCGGCCAGTCGATCCCGCTGCATGGCCGGGGCGTCACGCATCTGCGCGGCGGCGGCCGGGGCGACCTGATCGTCCACGTCGAGGTCCAGACCCCGACCAAGCTCGACCCGGAACAGGAACGCCTCCTGCGCGAGCTCTCCAAGCTGCGTGGCGAGGAGCGCCCGCAGGGGCAGTTCCAGCCGGGGCAGCAGGGGCTGTTCTCGCGGCTGAAGGACGCGTTCAACGGTCGCTGA
- a CDS encoding nitronate monooxygenase, translating into MSSALTDLFPLPIVQAPMAGGVSVPALAAAVCEAGGLGFLAAGYKTADGMYQEIKQLRGLTGHPFGVNLFMPQPEYADAAAVDVYAHQLAGEAGWYETELGDPDSGRDDGYDAKLAVLLDNPVPVVSFHFGVPSRDVLDALRGAGTFTLVTATTAEEALAVERAGADAVIAQGVEAGGHQGTHRDNPETDGTGIGLLSLIAQVRETVGIPIVAAGGIMRGGQIAAVLAAGASAAQLGTAFLATPESGAQAVHKQALTNPLFARTELTRAFSGRPARGLVNRFMREHGPYAPAAYPEVHHLTSPLRKAAAKAGDAQGMALWAGQGHRMARELPAGQLVEVLAAELAAAGTALSECQEGGAVR; encoded by the coding sequence ATGTCCTCCGCGCTGACCGATCTCTTTCCCCTTCCGATCGTGCAGGCCCCCATGGCGGGCGGCGTGTCCGTGCCGGCGCTCGCCGCTGCCGTGTGCGAGGCGGGCGGGCTGGGTTTCCTGGCCGCCGGGTACAAGACCGCCGATGGCATGTATCAGGAGATCAAGCAGTTGCGCGGGCTCACCGGCCATCCGTTCGGTGTGAACCTCTTCATGCCGCAGCCGGAGTACGCCGACGCGGCCGCCGTGGACGTCTACGCCCACCAGCTGGCCGGTGAGGCCGGGTGGTACGAGACCGAGCTGGGCGACCCCGACAGCGGCCGGGACGACGGCTACGACGCCAAGCTCGCCGTCCTGCTCGACAACCCCGTACCGGTCGTCTCCTTCCACTTCGGCGTCCCCAGTCGGGACGTGCTCGACGCCCTGCGCGGCGCCGGAACCTTCACCCTGGTCACCGCCACCACCGCCGAGGAGGCCCTGGCCGTCGAGCGGGCCGGTGCCGACGCGGTGATCGCGCAGGGCGTGGAGGCCGGAGGGCATCAGGGGACCCACCGCGACAACCCCGAGACCGACGGGACCGGGATCGGGCTGCTGTCGCTGATCGCCCAGGTCCGGGAGACCGTCGGCATCCCCATCGTCGCCGCCGGCGGCATCATGCGCGGCGGCCAGATCGCCGCCGTCCTCGCCGCGGGCGCGAGCGCCGCCCAGCTCGGCACCGCGTTCCTCGCCACTCCCGAGTCCGGCGCCCAGGCCGTCCACAAGCAGGCGCTGACCAACCCCCTGTTCGCGCGCACGGAGTTGACCCGGGCCTTCTCCGGCCGTCCCGCACGCGGCCTGGTCAACCGGTTCATGCGCGAGCACGGACCGTACGCGCCCGCCGCCTACCCGGAGGTCCACCACCTCACCTCGCCGCTGCGCAAGGCGGCCGCCAAGGCGGGCGACGCGCAGGGCATGGCGCTGTGGGCGGGACAGGGCCACCGGATGGCCCGGGAGCTGCCCGCGGGTCAGCTGGTGGAGGTCCTGGCGGCCGAACTCGCCGCCGCCGGGACAGCGTTGTCGGAGTGTCAGGAAGGCGGTGCGGTGCGATGA
- a CDS encoding 16S rRNA (uracil(1498)-N(3))-methyltransferase yields the protein MTAPVFVVERLDAGPGGQYVLDGPEGRHAVSVKRLRPGEDVVLTDGAGRWAECVVLAAEGKDQLVVRVDSVAEEPEPRPRITVVQALPKGDRGEVSVETMTEVGVDAIVPWSASRCITQWKGERGLKALGKWRATAREAGKQSRRVRFPEVADAATSKQVAALLAKADFGAVLHESGTERLAVAELPADGEIVLVVGPEGGVSPEELALFEEAGARPYVLGPTVLRTSTAGTAAAALLLGRTGRWG from the coding sequence ATGACGGCTCCGGTGTTCGTCGTCGAGCGGCTCGACGCGGGGCCCGGTGGACAGTACGTCCTCGACGGTCCCGAGGGACGGCACGCGGTCTCCGTGAAGCGGCTGCGGCCCGGCGAGGACGTCGTCCTCACCGACGGCGCCGGGCGCTGGGCGGAGTGCGTGGTGCTGGCCGCCGAGGGCAAGGACCAGCTGGTCGTGCGGGTGGACTCGGTCGCCGAGGAGCCCGAGCCGCGGCCCCGGATCACCGTCGTGCAGGCCCTGCCCAAGGGCGACCGCGGTGAGGTGTCCGTCGAGACGATGACCGAGGTCGGCGTCGACGCGATCGTGCCGTGGTCGGCGTCCCGCTGCATCACGCAGTGGAAGGGCGAGCGCGGCCTGAAGGCGCTCGGCAAGTGGCGGGCCACCGCCCGCGAGGCCGGCAAGCAGTCCCGGCGGGTCCGCTTCCCCGAGGTCGCCGACGCGGCAACGAGCAAGCAGGTCGCGGCACTTCTGGCCAAGGCCGACTTCGGCGCCGTGCTCCATGAGAGCGGAACCGAGCGGCTGGCCGTCGCCGAACTGCCCGCGGACGGGGAGATCGTGCTGGTGGTCGGGCCCGAAGGGGGCGTCTCCCCCGAGGAGTTGGCGCTGTTCGAGGAGGCCGGGGCGCGGCCGTACGTGCTCGGGCCCACCGTGCTGCGCACGTCGACCGCCGGAACCGCGGCGGCCGCCCTGCTCCTCGGCCGCACCGGCCGCTGGGGCTGA
- a CDS encoding VOC family protein: MELAQVRLLVSDFAACYRFYADVLGLKPQSGAAEGPYEKFSPAVGAAGIALQDRAAMAEWLGELDDAATGHRSLVVLRVDDLDDYCTRITERGAVIVHGPAPLTDRMRVAHLKDPEGNLVELQEWQLLLG, encoded by the coding sequence GTGGAACTCGCCCAGGTCCGGCTGCTGGTCAGCGACTTCGCCGCCTGCTACCGCTTCTACGCCGACGTCCTCGGCCTGAAGCCGCAGTCGGGGGCGGCCGAGGGTCCGTACGAGAAGTTCAGCCCGGCCGTCGGGGCGGCGGGCATCGCGCTTCAGGACCGGGCGGCGATGGCCGAGTGGCTGGGCGAGCTGGACGACGCGGCCACCGGGCACCGCTCGCTGGTGGTGCTGCGGGTGGACGACCTGGACGACTACTGCACGCGGATCACCGAACGCGGGGCGGTGATCGTGCACGGCCCGGCGCCGCTGACGGACCGGATGCGGGTCGCCCATCTGAAGGACCCCGAGGGCAATCTGGTGGAGCTCCAGGAGTGGCAACTGCTCCTCGGCTAG